The following proteins are encoded in a genomic region of Brachypodium distachyon strain Bd21 chromosome 1, Brachypodium_distachyon_v3.0, whole genome shotgun sequence:
- the LOC100839378 gene encoding 3-ketoacyl-CoA synthase 6 → MSPSTQSSRPKAAYQRVVDNFTAIVAVPLAAVALVTMARLGPETLASRLSELQPVNVFLACFLPAAAAIVYLTLRPRALYLVDYAGFRTPHNCRIPFASFLEHAKQLPALNERSVRFMTRLLERSGLGEETCLPPAQHYIPTHKYCTLDAARAEFELVAFSAIDDLFAKTGITPDAVDVLIVNCSLFCPIPSLVDMIINKYKLRSEIRSMQLSGMGCSAGLIAVGLARNLLQVLPRGAHALVVSTETITPNYYIGNERAMLLPNCLFRIGGAAALLSTSSAKARFRLKHVVRTLTGAQDSAYRCVFQEEDGEGHRGINLSKDLMNIAGDSLKANITAMGPLVLPAYEQLMFAFSFVARNVIGTRVIKPYIPDFRTAFEHFCIHAGGRAVIDELQRSLSLSDEQVEASRMTLHRFGNTSSSSLWYELAYIEAKGRMRQGDRVWMIGFGSGFKCNGAAWECIQPARNADGPWATSIHRYPVDIPDVLQH, encoded by the coding sequence ATGAGCCCGTCCACTCAGTCCAGCCGTCCCAAGGCCGCGTACCAGCGCGTTGTGGACAACTTCACTGCCATCGTCGCCGTCCCGCTCGCCGCTGTCGCCCTCGTCACGATGGCGCGGCTCGGGCCGGAGACGCTAGCGAGCCGGCTCTCCGAGCTCCAGCCCGTGAACGTCTTCCTGGCCTGcttcctccccgccgccgcggccatcgTGTACCTCACGCTGCGCCCCCGCGCGTTGTACCTCGTGGACTACGCGGGCTTCCGCACCCCGCACAACTGCCGGATCCCCTTCGCCAGCTTCCTGGAGCACGCCAAGCAGCTGCCGGCGCTCAACGAGCGCAGCGTCCGGTTCATGACGCGTCTGCTGGAGCGCTCGGGGCTCGGGGAGGAGACCTGCCTTCCCCCGGCGCAGCACTATATACCGACCCACAAGTACTGCACGCTcgacgccgcccgcgccgagtTCGAGCTCGTGGCCTTCTCGGCGATCGACGACCTGTTCGCGAAAACCGGCATCACCCCTGACGCCGTAGACGTGCTAATTGTCAACTGCAGCTTGTTCTGCCCCATACCATCCTTGGTCGACATGATCATAAACAAGTACAAGCTGCGGAGCGAGATCCGGAGCATGCAGCTCTCGGGGATGGGATGCAGCGCGGGTCTCATCGCCGTGGGGCTCGCGAGGAACCTCCTGCAGGTTCTTCCCCGAGGCGCGCACGCGCTGGTCGTCTCCACGGAGACCATCACGCCCAACTACTACATCGGCAACGAGCGCGCAATGCTCCTCCCCAACTGCCTCTTCCgcatcggcggcgccgcggcgctGCTTTCGACGTCCTCCGCAAAGGCCCGGTTCCGGTTAAAGCATGTCGTGCGCACGCTCACTGGCGCGCAGGACAGCGCCTACCGGTGCGTGTtccaggaggaggacggcgagggaCACCGGGGGATCAACCTCAGCAAGGACCTGATGAACATCGCCGGGGACTCGCTCAAGGCCAACATCACCGCGATGGGCCCGCTCGTGCTGCCAGCCTATGAGCAGCTCATGTTCGCCTTCTCCTTCGTCGCGCGGAACGTGATCGGCACGCGAGTCATCAAACCGTACATCCCCGACTTCCGCACGGCGTTCGAGCACTTTTGCATCCACGCCGGGGGCCGCGCGGTCATCGACGAGCTGCAGAGAAGCCTCAGCCTTTCCGACGAGCAGGTTGAGGCATCACGGATGACGCTTCACAGGTTTGGGAACACGTCCAGCAGTTCGCTGTGGTACGAGCTGGCGTACATCGAGGCCAAGGGTCGCATGCGGCAGGGCGACCGCGTGTGGATGATTGGGTTCGGGTCTGGATTCAAGTGCAACGGCGCGGCATGGGAGTGCATCCAGCCCGCGCGCAACGCCGATGGGCCGTGGGCCACGTCGATCCACAGGTATCCGGTGGACATTCCAGATGTTCTGCAGCATTAG